The DNA sequence GTAAAATGCAAATTTATAATACGAATGTTAAAAATCAAGTAAACAAAATAGGATAGGAAGTCCCGacctttttgttgtttttaaaggTAAAAAGTTTTGTCTAAACTTCGcttattgttttttgttgtatCAATTTATTTCACCTATTGTGTGAACTAAGTGAGGTTAAGCATAGCAAGAAATATCCGGCTCAAATTCTGATGCAGCCCGACTGttgaagtacctcgaccttacagaagatcatagctaaataatactgctttcaagcagtgttgtattcctgtggtgagtaaggtgaccgagcTCGTAGGAGAAATTGGGTGGTAAGGTTGGTGACGCTCATGCattgcttctggtattgcaggcattTATAAGCTACAcgaattaaaacatatttgactagcccgttggcgcagtttgtagtgaccctgctttctgctccgagggttgtgggttcgattcccaccccgagtctgggtgtaatataaatatttatttatatatttatatatgtattatttataagtatgtttatcgaagaaatatgtagctatataccagtcggctgtaacctataacacaagcattaagttgcttactttagggacagacgaccgtgtgtgtattgtgtaaatatttatttattatttatttatttattatttatttatgaaatattactacctaatttctatttttattacagttacTTCCTGTCGCTGTGCATAGTGGCTGTTACTTAGGTCAGTGGTTTTCACTATTTAGTAAAGACATATAATTCACCAGGCaagctttaaaacttttacataaaagaaaaggtaggcttaacttttttattttaccttcattttacaaatttaacacTACTAAGTCTATACTTTTGATAAAACTACAACATgtctatttttgaatattttttaggaAGTCagagataaaaaaatcaaaaatgtgGTATTTTATCTCTGTACCTTAGACATTATTTAGTCCGAAcctactaaattaataataacgaaATTTGACAAAATTTGAGGTTATATAACAAGTTATAATACTGGACAcatttgaattaatatttaattcttggGTTttatggctttcagttgtgtaTGGCTTTTAACTACCCACATTTAGAACAAtgcattgaaaaatatatttgaaaaaatgtgCAACTGCTAATGAAATCGCGAGTTCAGCTTGTTACAATCTCAATAAACcaaaaaacattacattacaaCAACGTAAAAACTaagattatataattgtgtttgcaggcaagcGAAAAAAagccgatttcaattatatcgacaagtaatacaacgtaggtagacaaaaaaatagtcaagtaaatacgcactatccaaaagttgtaatcagatctcgatgaaatttaaatgtgacaacatgataaacatcgtctttcgatgaaatttaaaatcatcaaaatcggtacacctattaaaaagttatgcggattttcgagtgtttccctcgatttctctgggatctcatcatcagatcctggtttccttatcatggtaccaaactagggatatctcatttccaacaaaaaaagaattatcaaaatcggttcataaacgacggagttatcgccgaacatacataaaaaaaatatatatatatacggtcgaattgagtaacgtcctcctttttttgaaatcggttaaaaaagtagttttaaaaatatcaataaatttaagaaaacaaaatgGCCAAGTCagcttgttaaaaatatatataatacattgaGTTATAAACAATCGATTTAGTCCAAAATACTGTTACCCATGAACACTTAGGATGATTAAAATACGTTCTACATCTGTAAGTACACTACCATCGATATTTTTACCGAGTTATGCGCTACAAACGCCtcgtaaatatttaatgacCGACAGGTTGTAGTAAAACGGAGTAAGCACATCGACCGATACGATATGGATATTTAAGCAAGTCAActtatctatttaaaaataaataattattgaatgaatTACTTCAACAGATCAATTTGAATATGACGTTCTGATTTATTACGGTTTAATTGTTTATCTATAGTAATAATGGAGTCAAgatcttattaataatttctgtGTCTCAATGATTGAAAATCCGTGTTGGGTGTGTGGTCAGACCAAAGTTTGACCAACTTCCTTTAACTTTTGAATAAGCTATAGGCAACAGAGCTTGAAGCTGCGTTCAACGTCTGGAGATCTCGTAAATTCGTTCTAGTAACTGAAAACAGACTGAAAACACGGATATCTAATACCTTCGATCTATCTCTATAGATGTTATTTCTTaggaaaatttaattattttattttaaacagtaACTACTTTTAATAGAAAAAGTTGTACAGTTTTCAAGCCCACCTTTTGTGCAATGTATATTGTATAgttcattaataaaatgaaataaacaaaatatatatgtttgttattaaactaattataaaagcgacagccgaaagttgcaaaaaaaagcaaagttttatttaaaattaaatttattataactaaattataattaattaattacacgtgacaattgttcgatgtgagaaacaagagtgacttaaaattaaagatcgcTCAGTCGGAGCATCGGGTTGTTTTAGGTTCTTCATGTTGGGTCGTTTCACACGGTGCCCAGGTGCGATGCTCAGATGCGATGCCATGGTGGGAAAGTTTCGTAACAAGCTCCGGCTACCGATTCGAGACGTGGGAATGTTTCGAAGCAAACTCCGGTCAGCAAAACCTGGCATAGAGCATTTCGTAACAAACTAGATTCAGATTCAATTCTTTgacgataaatatttatacaaaatattttgtattagcCGAGGTTTGAGTGTTTTGTATATTTGTCCGTGTCCCAAATATCGATCCAAATAGGAAAAATGAAAGGttgtttaacaaacaaaatttacatttatggTCGATTTTATTAAAGAGAAGCAGTAagttaatttttacatttaaacgctttgataatatttagaaattgattattacatttttttaatttgaaacattTGCCGGTACGAAAAATGTCATTCTTTGACAAACGGGAAGGGCTGGACCGatgtgatttatttatttatttaactaattcatattttttgaatttggtACGGAGATCGCATAACTAGGTcaggtaaaataaaaatccatCAAGAATTAGAATAATAAgggtttaaaattatattcatctCATTAAATAGAAGTCTTTGGCTAGAATCCTTTTTGTAGTTTAAATCTAAGacttaactaaaattatattcatttaaataaaatcaaaagttgCAAAGTAGAATAAACTTTTAGTTGTAAATCTTATTACTTCATCAAAATAGGTATCGCGAAGAATGAACATAAAAATCCATTCATCGTAGATCTTTCGTCAAATTTACGAAGATAAGGAAAAATATAAGGAAAAGCCTTTAATTTACTTATGAATAGGGTTGTTAAGGGACAGAATATttctaaatgtaaatttatttttatacttttatctccctattatttattgctttaataattcatttagaTTTACTATGTTTATCTGACACGCACTACCCAGTCCATAATTTAAAACACCTGGGAGCAATAACCTTATACGCTGTACGAGATAATTTGAGTGGTTGTAGGGAAATTATCCACCAACAAGCAGTTTAGCATCTTGGTGGGTTAAACTCAAAAACTTCTCCGATTCAGGCCTTTGAAAAGCAACGGGACGTTACATGCGGAAttaatcaaaatacaataattacttaaataatgaCTTTCGAAACTCGTGATTCATATGATAACCATTGAagtctataaaaaaatactcataatattagagttaacatttatttacaactgATTCCGGAAAAAATTGACAACCCTTGTTAATGAAAATGGACGACTAagctcattttattttttactgttacTTTTTACGATAGGAAAGCGGCCGGATGGCCTGCCTGTTAACATCCTAATTATAAGATGacagattttatatatttttttacgatagaGTCTAGcgacacgattttttttttatgtagttgAATAATTCTATTCACTGTAGCTACATTGAATTTATTCACCCtcgcataaatataaaaaccgtTCTTAGAGATTTCGAATAACAAgaaaaaacaagtattttatactAACATAGACAGACAACACATTAGACACGTCTCTCTTTCTGCCCTTCACGAAACTATATTTAAGGATCCTCACGATAAAAAACTTGAGGGACTCAAGTTCATGATGTGGTAGTGAGTAATAGCGAGTTTCATACTTACAACCGctttatatcatttatttatttatgtatttcacTATTATAATTTAGCTTTATCTACCGCTTTTATGTAATTGTGCGTGTACCAAGTCGGCGCCTACACACCGGCAATTTGCAAGTTTGATTCATGcacgggatagatatttgtatttacaaatatttttatccgGTTTGGATATCAGTCTTTGTGGgtcacgttaagctgtcggtcccggctgttattAGAAATACCTGTTAATGATCGTTATTTAtggtagggaatgtatccgacaacccgcagtggagcagagtgatggatccttctcctgcacgtagaaagaggcctgtgcccagcagttagatgttacaggctgaatcgtgatcgtgtTATAGGTTCGATGCATGATTTCATTTTTACATTCATTGATCGaaagattttttaatactttctgAACTTTGCCATGAGTGTATCAAAAACACAACTGAAAGCAGCAGAAGAAGTAGGGGGACGAAGGGAGTAAGGGGGTAAGGGTAACAAATGCTTTATCTCGATTTCCAGCTAAACTAAAATTCCCATTAAAAAAGTTCAATGACAAAGCTATAGATactaaaaagatctacaacttttgtatttacacttttttcgcataacctcaaaattcatgcgaaaaattcaaaaaactaaGTTTTTCAATTCCTCTGATAACTCCTGAAAATTCTCACGTCAAAATATcagcttttttaaaaaagtcggtgggtttttttttgaaatctcTACTTTCTGAtggtgtaaaaaatatacattaatacggTAAATGTTTTCAGTTTTTTATGTTCGGAAGCCTACTCTTAATTCATTTCGATGTGTGTATTCTCATTATGTTCACAAAAATATGGTATTAAACAAACCATTAACGAGATCACGTAGTTTCTATTAAtctctatgtaaatattttggTTTTGAAGAAAAcatcttttaaataatatccaTTAGAATAGATACACGAACTCTAATAGTTTTTGTTCACGGATCTGCTCAataagttttagtttatttaagaaCTAGTGACACAAATTTTTATTCGTATAATGTTTCATTCCTTAAGATTCGTaccaataattaaatattcagaCTTAGAGgcaaaattatttgataattgtataaatataaatatatgagaTCGATGTTAAACCTATAAAGAACGTAAAAGAATGCTCTGTCCGTCTGTTGTACGTTGGTTTCTTTTCAACTATTTATTGTATTGATCTCTTCAATAAAAGTAAGGTCGCATTGAGTGGTGCTCTTCAggttgaaatatataaaaaatttatttagaatttattgtttattttgcgAGTATTGGTTTGGAGTACTCAAGCGAAAATTTTAAAGGTAGCCTTGTGAAAagaaattgaaaagaaaattaaattgaatttgagAACCGCGCAGAGTTGAGAGGGCTGGCGCTGAAGTATTCGACAAATATTGGCTACGGTAAATGTTTCAAAAGTTTtgagtatttataaaaaacactTTCAGCAAAGTTGCTGCTTCATAAGTTTACTGCAAATTTGAGGagtatatttactaaataataatatatacttaataataaggtcaaaataaaaaaattttgtctgtctaaatctttatttataaaatcagtAACCTATTAGCTAcataattgataaatataatttattaaactgaATATCATTAGACACCCACACAAACAAGTTTCATAGAATTTCTTCTATATCCATGTGAATTCATTCCGTTTAATAGACGCTTACAAGTACGCTTAGCGTAGTACTAAagcggtatttttttttatcattcgtGTTCACGACCTTCTATTTACTGtgctattaattaatttataatttttcttagagtttatttataaaatatttaaaacttattctAGAATGATATGATTTATGAATTTCATTTtcttatacattaatataactatGAAAAGTACATATTTACTGCTCATTGTGTTTATGTCTTTTGTCTCGATACGATTCTGTAacgattttaaatgtaaaaaaaggataaaaagaaagataaaaaatattgccaactaaattctaatttcaatagagaaaaaaaattataacttactCTTTTAtgaagatatattaaaaattataactaactcttatattaaatgttgttagaaatatattatcgcTTATTTAATGTCTGACACGTTTGACACTCTCTTTCtcaaagtatttaaatatgaatattataattatgtaaatttatagtaataatatatttagctatGCTATATTCCAAGAATTAGAATTGACTACTTCATTTTATGATTCTAAAATGAACGTGATAGAAAATTCAGATGATAAAATAGGGATACATGCAGTGCTTAAAATATGATAATGAATGATGATCTAGCTATTATGAAACattgataatataatatgaaaatcaGCTAAGTGCACTGTGTCGTCACTTATTTGTGACTGTGAAATACTAGCTAGGTAGATGTTTTATTTGGTTCAGTCGTTTATATTCATAGAAGTTTCTCGTATGGCAGTCAAAATACAGGAatgttatgtaatatttctaacCTAAAATGCGAAATGGGTTAAATTTATTGACTCTGTTCTGCTGCGGCCGTCTGGACCTGTTGGGCTTATGTAATGGTTCACTTGCAGCGGATAATAATGGTGATTGGAAATCGTCGATTTCAGGTGTTGTATCTGTGTTATTCTTTTCAACATGCTCATTAAAATCTGCTTCCGCTTCTCCGTCATGGCTTTCATTAATTGTTACGTTATAAGTATTATAAGCATCCTCGGAAATGTTTTGAGTTTTCATATCGTTCGTGAAATTATAAGCAtttgtatcaatatttaaatcattAGTAACTGTTATTAATGTAGCTTCAGTTGAGTGCGGTACTGTATCGGatgaagttaaattttgttCAACTGGCCGAATAGAAGCCGTTATTAAATCATTTACAGATGAAGGAGGATTATCGCTAATCGTGAACAGCAAGGCGTTAGGCTGTGTCGTCGTATGGTGATCAGACAAAACTGTTGTTTCACTATTATTTGTATCAGAGTCATCTTTATAAGCTGGAGTCTTAGTTGTTACTTCATAAACAGTGACATCAATATTAGACCGACTGTTATTTCTCtcattaattatttctatttttattacttcgtCATTAAGTATTACTTGACGATCGGTAGTTACAGTGTAAGTCAATTTATTTTCCGTTTTATtggctattaaattatttgtatcatTTTTGGTAAAATTTTTTGAAGATTGTTTATGCTTGTTATTAACGTCTGGCTCTTTTATAATAACAGTGAGTTCGAGAGATGAATCTTCTTCAGGGTATTTATTACTGGGATATTTTAactgtaatgtttttaatagtGGGTTTGTTGAAATTGCTTCTGTGTTTGAATTGGACGGTGGTGAAGATAAATCTATAGATTTTCCATAAATGCGAGCCTTAAAATTTTTCGTTTTCACATTatcatacttattattatactttttcgGCAACACATTCTTTGTATTGCTTATATTGTTATTCACCCCAGTGGAAGACAATATATTAGTTAATGGATTatcagttataaatattttgtttaaagtttcCGTAGAAGCGACATCTTTGAAATCATTTTTAGTATCCAAAACAGTACTTTGTATATTATTACGTTCTATTGATTGCCGTTCGGCGAGCTGTTGTGCTAACTTTTCTTCAATTGATAAGGCTGTCATATCGTCACTAATTTTAGCTTTTGCCATTACTAACGGAGGCACAAAATGATCAGTGGGTTGATTGaatattgtttcaaaattaccAAGACGGGCGAGTTCATCATGAAGTTTTTTGTGTTGCATGTTTCTTTCATCTTCTAACTTCTCCGATTCTTCATTTATGAAAAACTCATTATTACTAGCTTCTTTCGGAATGTCATTACTTAAAAGGTTATTGTTCTCAGTTATATctaatttgtcatttttttctGAAGAAACTCGATATTTGTCCACGGGTATATGATGCTTTTGTTCCCACGTATCCATTGTGCTAGTCTGGACAGGTATTTTACTTGATAACTCTGTACTGTATTGATTGATATCATCTTCATGTTCAGTAGTGAAACTTTCTTCTGTACTAATCTCTTTATTAACGTCTTGATTAGAAAATCCTAAGTCGGTAGAGGTTTCGGAAGGTATTACCGAAGATGTTAAAACTGAAGTAGTAGATGTTTGTTCGTCTTCAGAACATGACAGTTCTTTTAATAGATCTTCTCGtttctacaaaataaattatcaatgtAATATACAGAATAGTTAATTCATTTTaacaaactatttaaaattatcataccATGTTTCCAGTACACTGAACACGTTTCACGCCAGCTAAACCGCAATCTGCAGTGAGCTGAACTGCCGCACTTTCAGGTAAATATAGTATTGTTAGAGCCGGCAAAGCTCGCACCATGCATCCCTCATTTCCAAGTGCCCATTGTGGTActgtgaaaataataaatattgaacaaTAAACATCAAGGTTTTTTTATACCTCTTATTATTACGTACAGTAATAGATTTTTggctttaataatatattgttaacaCCCAAACAGGAACTGttaatataaagttaataataatttaatttgattgttttaCCCGGCAATTCACAGATAAAAGAAGCTACAGATGGGCCCCCGCACGCACGAGCCTCCCAGCGGTAGTCTCCAGCGGGGTCAGCGGCGGCACACAAGGGCGCTGAGCGGGCGTCCGGAGCAGCACTCCAGTAACCATCGCTGCTTAAACCTCGATAATCACTGCCAAATGATTTTTATGACGTTATTTCTGTTCTTATTTAAAGGATTTAACATAAAAgctttatagatttatataaatgatgttcattaattaaattaataaaaaaaaatagtacatcAGGAGCAAAAGTAATCAATATGGGTCTCTAGTTGTGAAATACTTAATTATCGAGAAAGAAATCTAGCAACATACGTCCATGTAAAGTCGCCATCAGGATTGCTGCGAATCAGACCGATCCACACCGCGCTTGAGATGTCCAGTTCCTTGAGGTAGGCCCGTACCGCGTCGTATTGTGCCGTCGTATCAActaccaaacaaaaaaaagttataacatcTTAACAAGTCATCACTGTTGTCGTTTGCAATCAAAAAAGCAagaaaattacttataaataatagaatgtAGTATTTCGTTTGTACGAAATTTGttctgaaatttaatttaatattatcgaGATTACATATTATTCTgtgtttaaatttgactttatttTCTAGTAATGTGGATGACACTAAACTTGTTAAAGGTCTATCgatcaaaata is a window from the Melitaea cinxia chromosome 3, ilMelCinx1.1, whole genome shotgun sequence genome containing:
- the LOC123667864 gene encoding probable protein kinase DDB_G0277539 — translated: MWCFLLLTLFATVQGRAVNISNTWVLPEEGFPVFYRYFRDRISWYEADAVCQFHHANLVTVDTTAQYDAVRAYLKELDISSAVWIGLIRSNPDGDFTWTDYRGLSSDGYWSAAPDARSAPLCAAADPAGDYRWEARACGGPSVASFICELPVPQWALGNEGCMVRALPALTILYLPESAAVQLTADCGLAGVKRVQCTGNMKREDLLKELSCSEDEQTSTTSVLTSSVIPSETSTDLGFSNQDVNKEISTEESFTTEHEDDINQYSTELSSKIPVQTSTMDTWEQKHHIPVDKYRVSSEKNDKLDITENNNLLSNDIPKEASNNEFFINEESEKLEDERNMQHKKLHDELARLGNFETIFNQPTDHFVPPLVMAKAKISDDMTALSIEEKLAQQLAERQSIERNNIQSTVLDTKNDFKDVASTETLNKIFITDNPLTNILSSTGVNNNISNTKNVLPKKYNNKYDNVKTKNFKARIYGKSIDLSSPPSNSNTEAISTNPLLKTLQLKYPSNKYPEEDSSLELTVIIKEPDVNNKHKQSSKNFTKNDTNNLIANKTENKLTYTVTTDRQVILNDEVIKIEIINERNNSRSNIDVTVYEVTTKTPAYKDDSDTNNSETTVLSDHHTTTQPNALLFTISDNPPSSVNDLITASIRPVEQNLTSSDTVPHSTEATLITVTNDLNIDTNAYNFTNDMKTQNISEDAYNTYNVTINESHDGEAEADFNEHVEKNNTDTTPEIDDFQSPLLSAASEPLHKPNRSRRPQQNRVNKFNPFRILG